The following are from one region of the Streptosporangiales bacterium genome:
- the pyk gene encoding pyruvate kinase, whose protein sequence is MPRRAKIVCTLGPSSSSQEAVFGLVRAGMDVARLNLSHGSYKDHEQVYLNVRRASDETGRSVAVLVDLQGPKIRLGKFDGGAATLAEGERFVITTDDVVGDARRASTTYAGLATDIAVGDPILVDDGRLSLTVTAVEGNDVITEVVIGGRVSDHKGMNLPRTEIAAPALTDKDAADLKWALDLRADLIALSFVRGPDDVQSVRRVMAEHGVQLPVLAKLEKPQAVEQLEEVVEAFDGLMVARGDLGVEMRLDEVPTVQKRAVALARGQAKPVIVATQMLESMVSEERPTRAEASDVANAVLDGVDAVMLSAETSVGKHPVRVVETMGTVVATTERNGADLVRDLAKDPFTMGGVIAKAAIEVGTLLGASALCAFTQTGDTARRLARHHSPIALLAFTPVQAVRSQLSLSWGVETFLTEMVEHTDEMVRQVDVALLEAGRCAIGERVVIVAGSPPGTPGSTNALRVHRIGDAVGGVAPAYRNQRRRRA, encoded by the coding sequence ATGCCTCGTCGCGCGAAGATCGTCTGCACGCTTGGCCCGTCGTCGTCGTCTCAGGAAGCCGTGTTCGGCTTGGTGCGAGCGGGGATGGACGTGGCCCGGCTGAACCTCAGCCACGGCTCGTACAAGGACCACGAGCAGGTCTACCTGAACGTCCGCCGCGCGTCCGACGAGACGGGGCGCAGCGTCGCGGTACTCGTCGACCTGCAGGGGCCGAAGATCCGGCTCGGCAAGTTCGACGGCGGCGCCGCGACGCTGGCCGAGGGCGAGCGGTTCGTGATCACCACCGACGACGTGGTGGGCGACGCGCGGCGTGCGTCGACGACGTACGCGGGGTTGGCGACGGACATCGCGGTGGGTGACCCGATCCTCGTCGACGACGGTCGGCTGTCGCTGACGGTGACGGCGGTCGAGGGCAACGACGTCATCACCGAGGTGGTGATCGGCGGTCGGGTGTCGGACCACAAGGGGATGAACCTGCCGCGCACGGAGATCGCCGCGCCCGCGCTGACGGACAAGGACGCCGCCGACCTGAAGTGGGCGCTGGACCTGCGGGCCGACCTGATCGCGCTGTCGTTCGTCCGCGGGCCGGACGACGTGCAGTCGGTGCGCCGCGTGATGGCCGAGCACGGCGTACAGCTGCCGGTGCTGGCGAAGCTGGAGAAGCCGCAGGCGGTGGAGCAGCTGGAGGAGGTCGTCGAGGCGTTCGACGGCCTGATGGTGGCCCGCGGCGACCTGGGTGTGGAGATGCGGCTGGACGAGGTGCCGACCGTGCAGAAGCGCGCGGTGGCGCTGGCCCGTGGCCAGGCGAAGCCGGTGATCGTCGCGACCCAGATGCTCGAGTCGATGGTGTCGGAGGAGCGGCCGACGCGCGCCGAGGCGTCCGACGTCGCGAACGCAGTGCTGGACGGGGTAGACGCGGTGATGCTCAGCGCCGAGACGTCGGTCGGCAAGCACCCGGTACGCGTCGTCGAGACGATGGGCACGGTGGTGGCGACCACCGAGCGCAACGGCGCCGACCTGGTGCGCGACCTGGCGAAGGACCCGTTCACCATGGGCGGCGTGATCGCGAAGGCCGCGATCGAGGTGGGCACGCTGCTCGGCGCGTCCGCCCTGTGCGCGTTCACCCAGACCGGGGACACGGCGCGGCGGCTCGCGCGGCACCACTCGCCGATCGCGCTGCTGGCGTTCACGCCGGTGCAGGCGGTGCGCAGCCAGCTGTCGTTGAGCTGGGGCGTGGAGACGTTCCTCACCGAGATGGTGGAGCACACCGACGAGATGGTGCGGCAGGTCGACGTCGCGCTGCTGGAAGCCGGCCGCTGCGCGATCGGGGAGCGGGTGGTGATCGTCGCAGGGAGCCCGCCTGGCACGCCCGGGTCGACCAACGCGCTGCGCGTGCACCGGATCGGTGACGCGGTCGGCGGGGTCGCGCCCGCGTACCGGAACCAGCGGCGCCGGCGGGCGTAG